One stretch of Anolis carolinensis isolate JA03-04 chromosome 3, rAnoCar3.1.pri, whole genome shotgun sequence DNA includes these proteins:
- the fbxo45 gene encoding F-box/SPRY domain-containing protein 1: MAAAAAAAGGGGGGGPSSAPVAAASASAAPSSGSASVVPVAAAAAAASGAAPSGPGWRLPGRVLELVFSYLELRELRSCALVCKLWHRVLHGDENSEVWRSLAARSLAEEALRTDVLCNVPSYKGKVRAFQHAFSTNDCSRNVYIKKNGFTLHRNPIAQSTDGARTKIGFSEGRHAWEVWWEGPLGTVAVIGIATKRAPMQCQGYVALLGSDDQSWGWNLVDNNLLHNGEVNGSFPQCNNAPKYQIGERIRVILDMEDKTLAFERGYEFLGVAFRGLPKTCLYPAVSAVYGNTEVTLVYLGKPLDG; encoded by the exons atggcggcggcggcggcggcggctggaggcggcggcggcgggggaccGAGTTCAGCGCCGGTGGCGGCGGCTTCTGCGTCTGCAGCTCCTTCTTCCGGCTCCGCTTCCGTGGTCccggttgctgctgctgctgctgctgcgtctGGTGCTGCTCcgtcggggcccggctggcgccTGCCCGGGCGCGTGCTGGAGCTGGTCTTCTCCTACCTGGAGCTGCGGGAGCTGCGGAGCTGCGCCCTGGTCTGCAAGCTCTGGCAccgcgtcctccacggagacgagaACAGCGAGGTCTGGCGGAGCCTGGCCGCCCGGAGCCTGGCCGAGGAGGCGCTCCGCACAGACGTCCTCTGCAATGTGCCCAGCTACAAGGGCAAG GTACGTGCCTTTCAGCATGCTTTCAGCACCAATGATTGTTCTAGGAATGTCTACATTAAGAAGAATGGGTTTACTTTGCACCGGAATCCCATCGCCCAAAGTACAGATGGAGCCAGAACCAAGATCGGCTTCAGCGAAGGCCGCCATGCCTGGGAAGTCTGGTGGGAAGGTCCTCTCGGCACCGTAGCAGTAATTGGAATTGCAACAAAGCGAGCTCCCATGCAGTGCCAAGGCTATGTGGCCCTACTGGGCAGCGATGACCAGAGCTGGGGCTGGAATTTGGTGGACAATAACTTGTTGCACAATGGTGAAGTAAACGGCAGCTTTCCCCAGTGCAACAATGCCCCAAAGTACCAG ATAGGTGAGAGAATTCGTGTCATCCTGGATATGGAAGACAAAACGTTGGCGTTTGAGCGGGGCTACGAGTTCCTGGGAGTTGCATTCCGAGGACTGCCAAAGACATGCCTGTATCCAGCAGTGTCTGCGGTGTATGGCAACACTGAAGTGACATTAGTTTATTTGGGAAAACCTTTAGATGGATGa
- the wdr53 gene encoding WD repeat-containing protein 53 — translation MAEKWTSGHSSSILCLNVSKDGLLASGAEGGELTIWNAEGSPLEHAQIHKTDDVTSVVFSPTFPKRLYASHGETISVLDARYLKEPVEHFHVNEEEINCLSVNETDSFLAAADDSGAIKIIDLESKKLSRCLRRHSNICSSVVFRPQRPQSLISCGMDMKVMMWNLQKARPLCVVNLQEEAADEQSAGQLFNPPLAHCLSVSICGNIFGCGAEDGKIRIFQVVGSKFEQEMAFKGHSLGVSQVFFLPEPYQFITGGNDGKVLLWDISNEVRKLKSPVKSIPRRKTKMSNTKTVDKTNTELTSGSVGFSPKLTIEHGEKVNWISFTDIKGSRRVLVADQSNSISVYPIPES, via the exons ATGGCAGAGAAGTGGACCAGTGGACACTCTTCTTCAATATTATGTTTGAATGTGAGCAAAGATGGCCTCTTGGCATCCGGAGCAGAAGGAGGGGAGCTTACAATCTGGAATGCGGAAGGGAGTCCATTAGAACATGCACAGATCCATAAAACAGATGATGTCACTAGTGTGGTGTTTTCTCCCACCTTTCCAAAGAGACTGTATGCATCTCATGGGGAGACTATTAGTGTCTTGGATGCCAGGTATCTCAAGGAACCAGTTGAACATTTCCATGTAAATGAGGAAGAGATCAATTGTCTCTCAGTAAATGAAACTGACAGCTTCTTAGCTGCTGCCGATGATTCTGGAGCAATAAAGATAATTGACTTGGAAAGCAAGAAGTTAAGCCGCTGCTTGAGAAGACATTCAAATATTTGTTCATCTGTAGTGTTTCGACCTCAGAGGCCTCAAAGCCTTATTTCATGTGGCATGGATATGAAG GTCATGATGTGGAACTTGCAGAAAGCTCGCCCGCTGTGTGTTGTGAACTTGCAAGAAGAGGCAGCAGATGAGCAGTCGGCTGGCCAGCTCTTTAACCCACCCTTGGCCCATTGTCTGTCTGTGTCTATTTGTGGCAATATTTTTGGTTGCGGAGCTGAAGATGGAAAAATCAGAATCTTCCAGGTAGTAGGTTCTAAGTTTGAACAGGAGATGGCATTTAAGGGTCACTCTTTAGGAGTGTCACAGGTTTTCTTTTTACCAGAACCCTACCAGTTCATTACAGGAGGAAATGATGGTAAAGTTTTATTGTGGGACATCAGCAATGAAGTAAGAAAGCTGAAGAGTCCAGTCAAGTCCATTCCCAGAAGGAAGACTAAGATGTCAAACACCAAGACAGTTGATAAAACAAACACAGAGCTTACAAGTGGGTCTGTGGGCTTTTCACCCAAACTAACCATTGAGCATGGAGAGAAAGTGAACTGGATTTCATTCACAGACATTAAAGGTTCTAGGAGAGTACTGGTTGCCGATCAGTCTAACAGTATATCTGTTTATCCTATTCCTGAATCTTAA
- the smco1 gene encoding single-pass membrane and coiled-coil domain-containing protein 1, with the protein MAAVCWKKSRQATSVDIHLFLSLKMTKEAISLCALNKTLNRVESKLQTIEARFIVLDSSIQKLSEKFGLWSTDLEHQIDQDEMWTSLLEDRFTSVEVNLFYSYICETIHCLHSHVVKRLPDLARGLPTLSSILRRKAKNPRIRLALETALEKLGLHEGEVNALCVFFITHSRDACYYPARQREGYTKDICSMINSVVKNQLLQRSLLCAVQVVENSKV; encoded by the exons ATGGCTGCTGTTTGCTGGAAAAAGAGCAGACAAGCAACCAGTGTTGATATTCACCTTTTCCTCTCCTTGAAGATGACTAAAGAAGCTATATCTCTGTGTGCTCTGAACAAGACATTAAACAG AGTGGAGAGCAAACTGCAAACTATAGAAGCTCGATTCATTGTACTAGATTCTAGCATTCAGAAATTATCAGAGAAGTTTGGACTTTGGAGTACCGACTTGGAACATCAGATTGATCAGGATGAAATGTGGACATCTCTGCTAGAAGACAG ATTCACATCTGTGGAGGTAAACCTTTTCTACAGCTACATCTGTGAAACTATTCATTGCTTACACTCTCACGTAGTAAAGAGGCTACCGGATCTGGCAAGAGGGCTTCCAACTCTGTCATCTATTTTGAGGCGAAAAGCAAAAAACCCGAGAATTAGGCTGGCATTGGAGACAGCGCTTGAGAAGCTGGGACTGCATGAAGGAGAAGTGAATGCCCTCTGTGTATTTTTCATTACACATAGCCGTGATGCCTGCTATTATCCTGCGAGACAAAGGGAAGGTTATACCAAAGATATCTGCTCCATGATCAACAGTGTGGTCAAGAACCAGCTCCTTCAACGCAGCCTGTTGTGTGCTGTTCAGGTGGTGGAAAATAGCAAAGTCTGA